Proteins encoded within one genomic window of Lemur catta isolate mLemCat1 chromosome 23, mLemCat1.pri, whole genome shotgun sequence:
- the ADIPOR1 gene encoding adiponectin receptor protein 1: MSSHKGSVVAQSNGAPASNREPDTVELAELGPLLEEKGKRVIANPTKAEEEQTCPVPQEEEEEVRVLTLPLQAHHAMEKMEEFVYKVWEGRWRVIPYDVLPDWLKDNDYLLHGHRPPMPSFRACFKSIFRIHTETGNIWTHLLGFVLFLFLGILTMLRPNMYFMAPLQEKVVFGMFFLGAVLCLSFSWLFHTVYCHSEKVSRTFSKLDYSGIALLIMGSFVPWLYYSFYCSPQPRLIYLSIVCVLGISAIIVAQWDRFATPKHRQTRAGVFLGLGLSGVVPTMHFTIAEGFVKATTVGQMGWFFLMAVMYITGAGLYAARIPERFFPGKFDIWFQSHQIFHVLVVAAAFVHFYGVSNLQEFRYGLEGGCTDDSLL, from the exons ATGTCTTCTCACAAAGGATCTGTGGTGGCACAGAGCAATGGGGCTCCTGCCAGTAACAGGGAACCTGACACAGTGGAACTGGCGGAACTGGGACCCCTGCTAGAAGAGAAGGGCAAACGAGTAATCGCCAATCCAACCAAA GCTGAAGAAGAGCAAACATGCCCAGTGccccaggaagaggaggaggaggtgcgGGTACTGACGCTTCCCCTGCAAGCCCACCACGCCATGGAGAAGATGGAGGAGTTTGTGTACAAG GTCTGGGAGGGACGCTGGAGGGTCATCCCATATGATGTGCTCCCCGACTGGCTGAAGGACAATGACTACCTGCTACATGGCCATAGACCGCCCATGCCGTCCTTTCGGGCTTGTTTCAAGAGCATCTTCCGCATCCACACAGAAACTGGCAACATCTGGACCCATTTGCTTG GTTTTGTGCTGTTTCTGTTTTTGGGAATCTTGACCATGCTTAGACCAAATATGTACTTCATGGCCCCTCTCCAGGAGAAGGTGGTTTTTGGGATGTTCTTTTTGGGTGCAGtgctctgcctcagcttctcctGGCTCTTCCACACTGTCTATTGTCATTCAGAGAAAGTCTCTCGGACTTTTTCCAA aCTGGACTATTCAGGGATTGCTCTACTGATTATGGGGAGCTTTGTCCCCTGGCTCTATTACTCCTTCTACTGCTCCCCACAGCCACGGCTCATCTACCTCTCCATCGTTTGTGTCCTGGGCATTTCTGCCATCATTGTGGCACAGTGGGACCGGTTTGCCACTCCTAAGCACCGGCAGACAAGAGCAG GAGTGTTCCTGGGACTTGGCTTGAGTGGTGTTGTGCCCACCATGCACTTTACCATCGCTGAGGGCTTTGTCAAGGCCACCACGGTGGGCCAGATGGGCTGGTTCTTCCTCATGGCTGTGATGTACATCACTGGAGCTGGCCTTTATGCTGCTCGAATTCCTGAGCGCTTCTTTCCTGGAAAATTTGACATATGG TTCCAGTCTCATCAGATTTTCCATGTCctggtggtggcagcagccttTGTCCACTTCTATGGGGTCTCCAACCTTCAGGAATTCCGTTATGGCCTGGAAGGTGGCTGTACTGATgactcccttctctga